A segment of the Frankineae bacterium MT45 genome:
CAGCGTCATGCCAGGCCGCCTTGAAGATGACGAACTTTCCGATGAAGCCGGCGGTGAGCGGAATACCGGCCATCGACATCAGCAGGATGGTCATGGTGACCGCGAAGAGCGGGCTCTTGCGGGCCAACCCGGACCACTGCGAGAGATGAGCCGCCTCGCCGTCGGCGTCGCGGACCAGCGTGGTGAGCCCGAAGGCGGCCACCGTCGCCAGACCGTAGGTCACCAGGTAGAAGAGCGTCCCCGAGATGGCGTCGGTGGAGGTTGCCGTGAGACCGACCAGCAGGAAGCCGGCGTGGGCGATCGAGGAGTAGGCCAGGATGCGCTTCACGTCGGTCTGGGTGAGACCGAAGACAGCTCCGACCAGCATCGAGGTGATCGCCACGGCCCAGATGACCGGGCGCCACTCCCAGGTCGTCGAGATGACACCGACGTAGAGGACGCGCAGGATGGCGCCGAAGGCGGCGATCTTGGTGCAGGAGGCCATGAAGGCGGTGACCGGCGTCGGCGAGCCCTGGTAAACGTCCGGGGTCCAGTTGTGGAACGGGGCGACACCGGCCTTGAAGAGGAGGCCGACGAGGAGCAGCCCCATGCCCATGTACAGCAGCACATCCGACTTACCGGAGCCCTGTGACGCGGCGAGGATCGCCGACAGGTCGACCGAATTGGCGTAGCCGTAGAGCAGGGCCAAGCCGTAGAGGAAGAAAGCCGAAGCGAAGGCGCCGAGGAGGAAGTACTTGAGCGCGGCCTCCTGCGAGAGGAGGCGGCGCCGACGGGCCATGCCGGCCATCAGGTACAGCGGGAGCGAAAGCACCTCCAGCGCGATGAACATCAGCAGCAGGTTGTTGGCCAGCGGGAAGATCAGCATCCCGGCCACCGCGAAGAGGCCGAGCGGGAAGATCTCGGTCTGGACGCGCTCGGTGCGGTTGAGCTCCCGGTCGCGCTGCGAGCCCACGACGAGTGCGGCCTGGGCCACGATGGCGCTGCCGGTGTCG
Coding sequences within it:
- a CDS encoding NADH-quinone oxidoreductase subunit N, translated to MTSHYLLAASDTPALHAPSIAYHALAPILIVLITACVGVLVEAVIPRKDRFNLQLGVSLLGLLAALVTVALLHNVELSTVAGAISVDGAGLFIQGSILILAFLSFLLMAERGVDTGSAIVAQAALVVGSQRDRELNRTERVQTEIFPLGLFAVAGMLIFPLANNLLLMFIALEVLSLPLYLMAGMARRRRLLSQEAALKYFLLGAFASAFFLYGLALLYGYANSVDLSAILAASQGSGKSDVLLYMGMGLLLVGLLFKAGVAPFHNWTPDVYQGSPTPVTAFMASCTKIAAFGAILRVLYVGVISTTWEWRPVIWAVAITSMLVGAVFGLTQTDVKRILAYSSIAHAGFLLVGLTATSTDAISGTLFYLVTYGLATVAAFGLTTLVRDADGEAAHLSQWSGLARKSPLFAVTMTILLMSMAGIPLTAGFIGKFVIFKAAWHDAGPLVVIALICSAIAAFYYLRIVVMMFFAEPPENAPTVAIPSSATAIAVSFSAAATVVLGIIPQPLLDLAARSAFLYK